TGATTTTAGACATACAAGATATTTGATTTGAAGCAATGGGAAAAATTGGAGTCAGAATGAGATGACGGGGACGATCATGAGTGCATGCAGTTGGTGGGTGGTtgtctttctttctttgtttgttgGTCTGTCTGCAAAGTAAAAAGTCAAGTCAGTGACTAATTGCTGAGTGTACGTAGTACCTTTTCTAGACGACGAATCTCTTCTTTTTCctcattattttctttttatggattttttttcttgatttgctgatgcttaatttttgtttcttttatatttttagtTGATTAGGTTTGAAGTTAGATTGTGGATACAGTtgatttactctcaacaattcttccaaaaaaatattaaatctcTGCTGCTCGATCATATTTGATCAAACTGCATCACAACCAAttatttgtacccaaaattacttttaagTATAAAATACGATTGATTTGATAATTTGATGCGGAATTAGGTTTAAAGTAAATGAATTGAAAACaaagagaagagaaaaggaatttacgtggttcgatgaGTTACGTTTATGTCCGTGGATGAATCCCCTTAGgaagagatattttattgatCATGATACGACGGTGCTTGTTAGATGACACTATTCTGAAAATATGTACCAAGCTCTTTGGGTGCCAAGGGATATTACACATCAGTGCCTTTGTCACAGGCCCTGTGCGTATAGTAATGTGTACTAGTAGAGCATAAAGTGTGCACGAAAATGCTACCACAAGTATGCTTTCATCCGGGTACAAATGAGATATTCTATATCAATCAATCTATCATAATAATTCGCTATATATGGCTGTTCTACAACAAATGATTCGATCAAGAAAGGCTATAAACCAAAGCTACCATAGCTCTCATAGTCTGAAAGAGACGAGTTGGACCATTCGACAAGTGCTTAATCAAACTCTAGTGTTTTTTGTCGTGTCATGGTACGTGTTCGTATATACAACATACACATGGCGTAATATTAATCGTAAGTATAGTAAAAAGCTAGCTTATTATTGGAGAGGGATCTCCATCTAATCCTATTAAGAGAATTTTTCTTTTGTGGTTCCATGATTAACAGAACATTTCTTTATCGTTGATGTAATGTTTCATAACTATTGTATGTTCTTCTTGTAAAGTTGTTTCCAAAACTTATGAAACATTGTTGTTGGGGATGATTACTTTTactttttcttctttaatctcccaaccttttgttgttcttttgtacAATAATTTGTTCATTGAAAGGAGAGGTGGTGCCTTGGTTCACGCTCTTTAGCCCTTAGAAAGACGGACTCAATTGAAAGGAGAGGTGGTGCTTTTGTTCCGAATAATGCTTATAAAACATTGTTGTTAGTCTAAAAAGTACAATTTCGACTTCAATTTCTTCAAATTGAAACAGAATAAAAAAAGCGTGGTGTAAAACTGGGTAAATACCGTTGTATAAAATAAAATCAGTTAGAAACGTTTATATCTGTCTCGGAATGATAAACGTTGCTAAATTAAAAGGTCCATCGTTCGTCCTATCTACAAATAACAAAAGGTTAGTTTGTCGTCATGTCTTCCAAGTTGTACTGTGTATGTACGTATAGATACAAGTGGACTTGGATTATCCATTGATGAGGGAGGGTATTGCCGGTATGGTGTATGTAACAGTGAACGTGTGGTTGTAGTTAGAAGAAGTTTCCTTTTTTGCCTTATTGAACGCTACTATTGAAGAATAATTTGTCGTTTATTCAATCAATATGTACTCAAGTGGGAATCAGAGAAGAAGCAGAGCTGGAAAACAGAACCATAtgctctctttctttctttctttctttctttctttctttctttccataATGCATGTTTGGTCTCATCACACTCACCTTCTTTTATCTACAATAAGCTTTTTTATTATTATCATCTCATCATCATTTATCATCTCCAGCTATAGCTCTATAAAAACAACCATATATCTTCTTACTAATTCAACTTTAATTTACAAATATATCTTCTTACTAATTCAACTTTAATTTACAAATTAGGAAGATTGGTGTTCTAAAATGTTGTATTTAGAATCTTACGGCCGTCCATTAACTTTCACCAATTTTATTATCTTCATGGCGTACTAACGAATAAATCAAGAGACGGTGGGTGTTTGCTGTTTCGATTTGACTTATGTTGATACTTTACTTAATTTGTTGTGGGAATCCCATTATCAACATAATTAATGGTTTTAATCTATAGATTCTTAATCAATTTTATAATTAATCTAGTGTTAACTAGTAATACTTTTAATCAACCAATACGGCTACTGTTTGACTCATGCTCATTGGCTCATTGGCCATGCATGCATGATCAGGGACGAACCCCACCAACTAAGTTTCCATCTGACTACATATTGAATAAAAcaattcctccaaaaattagtttTGTGGTTTGGGCAGCAGCTCATAGAGTTGTACCAACTCTTTCCATGTTATCAAGAAGAGGAATGACAATAGTGAATGCGTGTGCTTTTTGCAATAACAATGAGGAGTCAGTGGAACACCTTTTCCTCCATTGTCCTTTCATATGACAGATTTGGGAACACTTTCTTCATCAGTTAGGCATCGCTTGGGTTCATCCGACGTACGTTCTCGAGTTCTTATGGAAGTGAAAATTGAAGGTATCTATCAAACCTCTTGTCTTTTTGAGATATTGTTTGCTGTTTGCTATATGGTGGGTTGTGTGGTTGGAAAGGAATGATATTGTGATTGCTAAGAAACAAGTTAGAAAACCTTTAAACTCTCTTATTGTAGAAATCAAAGTGTTGCTTCTTAGTTGGTCGATTAATATTGATTCTTTTAAAAATATCAAGTtggatgattttgtatttgaTTGGAAAAGGTTGTTTAGAGAGTAGTTTGTTGTAAGATCTGGAAGCACTTTGCTCAACTCTTCTTGTATCTTTGAGGGTGCTATCttgacactttttttttttttctttttttttttttcatgcatAAAACTTTTAAGCTCTAGGAGAGGAGGCACAATATAGTAATAGTGTGGTCCAATGGCTAGGGTTTGACTCATGCTGATTGGCCATGCATTTTTCTAGTAATTTACACTGGTCAATCATCTCATTAGCAGGGTTCCAAAGGTTGGTTAGTTCACGGGAAAAGAAACATTTTTCTAACAGCTGACGGAAAATATACTCCTACTATTTTGAGCCGAAGCTTGATATATTGGATGATTGAGAATGATCTTGGGAAAAGACAAGTTAAGCAGCTTTCCACCAGAATACTTATGTATGAGCGGCGGTTGGGTCACTTCGGGCAACACCAATACCTTTTGGTTGAGTGGACGATGACGTAGTAGATAAaagcagagagagagagagatggtaTCCTCATCAGTTCAGCGAAGAGCCAGAGATTGAAGTGTAAACCAGTTTGTTTGGGTCTGATTCAAGATCTGAATCTGATTCGGAACATATCTATGTATACAGGATATTTGAGTCAGGTATCACCACCTCACTCAGCGAGGCACATATCTAAATAGACTCAAAATATTTTAGTAAGGGATAATTGGACTTTAGTATTCGGGTTTTGTCCAACATAagcctttggtctaacatttatccAATATTAAGGCTTGGTACGTGGACTAAATGTTGACCCACGTTGACTATTAAAGACCACACTTTAATTAAATTTatggaataaaaatattttatattactAAGTTTACAAGTATACCCTTGAAGTGGGTCTAGTATCCAACCGttgtaaagaaaataaataatcttatGATACTGCACATCACAACTCCACTCACACCTTCTATAATTCACCACCAATTCAACCCTTCACTGTAAACTTAGTAACACCACTATTTGCAGCTACAACTACATTTTACACTTATCTCCTGTAATTTTAGAATCACCACAACCACAACTACATTTTATACTTATCTCCATCCCAGTTTTATTCACAATCAGTGAGACTAAACAATTCAATCAACTCAATTCAAAATACTGAAACTAAAACAAGTTAGGTACTTACCCAAACCTCAACATCCTCTGAATTGTTGAACCACCAACCAATTGtatagaaaccctaaaattaccaTTTCAAGTCTTGGAATGAATCACCCCATCACCAACAATTCTATCATAATCCATTCAATTACTCAATACCCAACTCTAATCACCCCCATAGAACATCTATttcatcttctatttcttctttgAGTTTtgttatttgaaaccctaaccctaacttcttcaattcttcgTCAATTCAACTCCACACCATCAGTTTGACAATAACCCTTCTGTTCAATTTAACCAATACCCAACAATCTTCATCACTAACACTAACTCTCagacaaaaccctaaattaatttCCCAAATTCTTTCTCATCTCCAATTTATCCCCTATTTCTAATTTGAGTTCAACAATATCGATCCACTTTCCCAAATAATCATGCaaatcttcaatctcttcttatcCATCATTAAATCGAAACTTTAATCGATTTcgaaaagaaaaccctaacttcactTTCTCTAATTAACACACTGCAAGAAAATCTAGCTATTGCTTCACCATATATTGCAACACTTTTaatataggtgttgcaaaagcaaatttctagtcacattacttttcagctgcagctaaaagctataatttattgctacaaaatgaaacttttgccatACAACTGTAGCGacaatatgaaaagagtgtggTAAAAAAGTATAAGCTTTTGCTGCAGCAATAAAGATTTGGTGAAGCAATAGACTTCTTCCTACATAGGTTTTCGCGACACTAGTAGGGAtttatgccataaccattgggtgctgcaatatattaagtttcttgtagtgACATATTCTTCTAGTTCTgaatctataaaccctaatttcatcaatTTGAACATTTCGCTTCTACGACTTAAATACCCAATCTTCACATATTCTCAACCACCTGCACCCTCAAccacaagaaaaataaagaaacaaagtGTTGGTGATTGCATTTGTAATGACAGAGGGATGAATACAAAGAAATGATGGTAGATGTGAAGGAAGGAGAGATTATCTAAGGTCTGagaattttgtaaatattaataaACGGGAGGGTATGATAGTAAACTCCtttgataataataatttatataatttttttaataattattaaccAGAAGTCAGGTTTTAACCTAGTCAATCTTGTCAACATCCAGTTCAGGTACCAAGCCCTAGCGTtgaacaaatgttagaccaaaaacTAATGTTGGGAAAAACCTGAATACTAAAATCCAATTATCCTTTTTTGTAATATGACGGGTGGGTATCTAATAAAGTCAGAGTAAAGTATAATGTTTCGGATTTAGACGACTTAGTTacgttagaaaaaaaaaacaaacaacaggGTGTATCACGCATTAATATCTTACTTAGTTAGCTGTATGTTCAATTATACGTCTAAGATAATCAAAATTTTTGTTACCTTATGTATTCATGCACAagataagaaccaatcattgacatGAGAAAGTATAAAAAGTAATATAATATACAAGAGAGAGAGAATGGATCTTTGCATTCTTTGATTTTTGAACTTCTCTCTACAAATGCATTCTCCAATGCAAACGTCCATTCTCTCTTtcgtatattttattatttttaaaatttttccaTGTCAATGATTCGTTCTTATCCTGTGCATGAAAGGATaagataacaaaatcaaaataccCCGTCAAGGTGAATGTTATAGTTTAAGAGTCGTGGAAATACATACGAACAGCTGGAGACCATATTTCTagaaaaaatacatactcgaCGCGTTCTGAATTCTTCCTTTCAGTTAAATTCAACTTGGTTTTTCCACCCAATGCTGCTGCCTAGAAATGAATTCCACTCAATAATGAATGACTGAAACCatcacaaataataataaaaatctttctttttcttttgattgcGGAGTGGAGAATGGGCTCCATTGCTCCTTTTCTTCAACTACAAATACCACCCGCTCCTCCCATCCTCAATCCATCCATCATTCTCTCATCTCACAATTTTCATCACTTAAACTCCATAGATTCATCACTTTATCAAAACTCAAAAAATTTAAAGCTCAATCCTCGCATTGAGCTCTAAATTTTCATTATTGGATGCTTGGTTGTATCGCTGCTTCACTGTTTTTGGTAAGTTAAATGTCTTATTCACtttaatttcatttttgattCTAACAATTGGAGTTGATTTCAGATGCTAACaatgttgattttcttcttttgttttgcagAGTTGATACTTATTATTTTAAAGAAAGTTTATAATCAGGATGTCAAGTACTGTAAACCAAGTACAAGGATTTGAATGTGAAAAACCAGATTATATAACTAGTACTACTAGTAGTGGTAGTGCTACTTTAATAAGGAGGACACTTTCAGCGGTTGACATGTTTTCTAAATTTGCTGACCAAGATGTCGAACCAAAGAATGATTATTCTCAAAAACCACAACAACCAGGACAGTTAGATATTTGGTGTTCAATTCTTATTCAAAaaccatcatctcttccacctccATATGTTCATCCTCTTGTGAAACAGTCCAAGAGTTGTTTATCTCTTAAAAGCCTTGAGATTTGTACTGAAAACTTAGGTTCTGAATCCGGCTCTGATGGTTACCCTCATTCAGACATTAGTCTTTCCGatactgaagaagaagacgaagacattcaagaagtagaagaagaatcaATCGAACAAGTAGTAgtagaagaaaagaaggaattaGCAGTAATGAATTATAGTAAgaaatcatcatcaccaccaccatcagttCGTAGATCTTTCCCACCGCCACTTAAATCACTCTCTAATTTCCCACCCCCACTGAAATCACTCTCTAAACCAGGAGGAGGAGGTATTCAAATGAAAACTCATCGTCAAGATGGAAGATTAATTCTTGAAGCTGTCTCTGTTCCCACTTCTACAAACTGCTTCAATGCTCAACGTCGGGACGGCCGTCTAGTTCTCACTTTCTCTTCACCGATCCAAGAATCCGTCGACCACCAAGAAGATGTTTTCGAAACCGATGAGGAGGTTGAACTCGAATGTTGTCATGGCGATGAGAGTGAAGGATATCAAGAAGATGAGCCCAtaaccgaagaagaagaagacaaagcgATTGCGTTGGAAATGACTAGTGCTAGAGTTCCAAAATTGCCAACTGGAGTGATAAATGTTCATAGATCAGCATTGATGGCGAATAAGTTTACAGGTCTGACAAACAACAGGAATAATTGGTCATCATCATCTAACCTGGAAAACAAGCTAGAAAAAACGATGAATTCACCATCAACAAAACTAGTACCACAGTCACTTCCAATATCACCACCACGAATGTCGGCATCCCGGTTAGTACCGAAAAAAGAAACTGTTGCGGCCACTGCAGCGGTAGAGCCTACTTTCAACAGATACGAGTACTGTTGGCGAAAAGATACATCCTCAGTGGTACCAGTTAGTGGAATTCATCATCTACTTAACCAACAATCACTACCCAACACCAAAAATACTTACCACAACAACTACAACAGTAATAATCTCATAAGGAGTAAGAATGATTATTACACCAACAATAAtagtaataatttatttattaaggatccaacaacaacaaaacgaGGTCATGATTATAAGGAGGAGAAACAGATTAATGGTAATGGAGAAAAGCAGCAGGTTGTTGAGCATTTGATAGTTCCAGCTTACTGCAAACCAGAACCAAGGAGATCTTTAGTGTTTTGGGAACCTCCTCATTGCATTGCCACATCTTAGCTAATTCATCAAAAATCATTTTCGTACAATTTTTGTGTAAATGCACATGTAAATGTAAATAGTATTTGGAAGTCAAATCAAGACAATCCGATAAGACAGAGATTTTTCGTTATGCATATATGACTGAGCGTTGGCTCTCTTGCTTTCAATTTCTCTATCTTTTTGGTGAAAGCGATTTCACGTACACTATTTTCCTATCCGATTGTGTGGTTCGTACCAATTTTAACATTATAACCCAACCAAAGAAGATAAAAACTCCACCTATGAAAGATTCATTTTGATTTGCTTCACTACTAAAAGCCAAATGCACTCAGATATGAACGATACCAACAATTTCCTTATCTGTCTATAGACGAGATTGAGAGGCCATACTGTATATAGAATTCTCTGCTTAGTGTATGAAAAGGATTTGGAGCCATAAATGGCTTGTAGTCGTGGGTATAAATGACCGTCGCCAGGGTGAGGGGCCCACTGAAAATTCAGGCGAATTCAATCAGAACTCATTTTAACTAAACTCTTTATATTTGgtcttctttttttaaaaaaatttaggaACAATCATGTTAAAGGGGCGGCAAGGGTGATAGCAATGTCCCTCTTATTGattaggggatgtcctatagggGGTGTAAATTGATCAGATTACCCTACTCTTATTTTTAACCTAatggaatcagaaaaatcaaaacagtttttttgatttttttcatcttctcctcctccattaaaattgaaatttccatcgtcctcgattaatcagcaatttgaaaaattgataatcgttgattgaaaactatatttccaaaagacccagttaggattttgtttattatgtttgatttaagttagttttgtatcaaaaattagggttttgaatcaaaattgaattgaaatttctgtgttgcatgtgagttagggttggtaataactccaactggaaccgtaactatagatttggttgatgttacggttcatttaactcaaataccaactgcaagttcttgattttgagataaaatattcagttacgaattttttttccAACCGTAAATTACTTACAGTTGGTCTGGTTACTTAAATTACGAACCGTAAGttgtcctggatgtttcattttctttttacgtacggtttgtaattgcatcactgttaccaaccgtatttgagttacgacttgtaactcaaataaccttaccaactGTAGGTTAattacggttgatctcgattcattagttaccaactgTAATTTGTTACGATTGCtatatgttgtcattctaccaaccgtaactggtattacgattgggttttccccaagttgaaccagttacggttggtattcaatacttttggaaccgtaactgagagttacggttggaacgagctaaattccaaccgtaagttcttctgaaattttaaaagtttcgatttttttacgtactttagataattttgagcgacaaaaagctaatgggaactaatttagagattcacccatctcaaatttgtcactggaatcactcattttggttgagtgaatcaaaatctagggtttcacaaaaatgtcttttttcttctcctcacaacttttttttttcaactctaaaaatctgattttagagttattataagtgaaaattaattatcaacactaatcttgattattaataataagggttaattggtcattttcatattttttttgataagggtgGCATGAATTACCATGTAACGatcctttttgtcttattaggttgcCGCCCCTCCAATAGATCATgccgcccctttaacaggattgttTAGGAACGGATCCGTTTAACTGTTTAGGTATTACCCCACGGTT
This is a stretch of genomic DNA from Papaver somniferum cultivar HN1 chromosome 1, ASM357369v1, whole genome shotgun sequence. It encodes these proteins:
- the LOC113322087 gene encoding protein FAF-like, chloroplastic; this encodes MSSTVNQVQGFECEKPDYITSTTSSGSATLIRRTLSAVDMFSKFADQDVEPKNDYSQKPQQPGQLDIWCSILIQKPSSLPPPYVHPLVKQSKSCLSLKSLEICTENLGSESGSDGYPHSDISLSDTEEEDEDIQEVEEESIEQVVVEEKKELAVMNYSKKSSSPPPSVRRSFPPPLKSLSNFPPPLKSLSKPGGGGIQMKTHRQDGRLILEAVSVPTSTNCFNAQRRDGRLVLTFSSPIQESVDHQEDVFETDEEVELECCHGDESEGYQEDEPITEEEEDKAIALEMTSARVPKLPTGVINVHRSALMANKFTGLTNNRNNWSSSSNLENKLEKTMNSPSTKLVPQSLPISPPRMSASRLVPKKETVAATAAVEPTFNRYEYCWRKDTSSVVPVSGIHHLLNQQSLPNTKNTYHNNYNSNNLIRSKNDYYTNNNSNNLFIKDPTTTKRGHDYKEEKQINGNGEKQQVVEHLIVPAYCKPEPRRSLVFWEPPHCIATS